In bacterium, a single window of DNA contains:
- a CDS encoding histone deacetylase family protein has product MLVYVHPDHRLHDPSEPHRFGGVLLPPAETAARADRILSALAQLEEVDVVCPPPVDEQDLLLVHEPEYLEFLHMAHDRWRAATGAPADGEAVAYIRPIPGLPGRPPSHVDAQLGIYSNDVDPILEGTWPAALSAAASAVAAAGAVHDGGKAAYAICRPPGHHAAPATFGGYCYLNNTALAAAWLASRGASVAIVDVDTHHGNGTQAVFWDRGDVLTISIHGDPEVHFPFFSGFPEERGEGAGRGANLNLPLPSGSGWPAYRPALEEAIEAVHSFGADFLVVALGVDTHVTDGVLALTDEDYPLLGQTLRTGLPAVIIQEGGYGPGVLESAVPAVLSAFE; this is encoded by the coding sequence GTGCTCGTCTACGTCCACCCAGACCACCGCCTCCATGATCCCTCGGAGCCCCACCGATTCGGGGGAGTCCTCTTGCCTCCGGCAGAGACCGCGGCGCGAGCCGACCGCATTCTCTCCGCCCTGGCACAGCTCGAAGAAGTCGACGTGGTTTGCCCCCCTCCTGTTGACGAGCAGGACTTGCTCCTCGTACACGAGCCCGAGTACCTGGAGTTCCTGCACATGGCGCACGACCGCTGGCGGGCCGCCACCGGCGCCCCGGCCGACGGCGAAGCGGTGGCCTACATCCGTCCCATTCCCGGATTGCCGGGCCGGCCCCCTTCCCATGTCGACGCGCAACTCGGCATCTATTCCAACGATGTCGACCCGATCCTGGAGGGAACCTGGCCGGCAGCGCTCTCGGCGGCGGCGAGCGCCGTCGCCGCGGCCGGGGCCGTCCATGACGGGGGGAAGGCCGCCTATGCCATCTGCCGACCGCCCGGCCACCACGCCGCTCCGGCGACCTTCGGCGGCTACTGCTACCTGAACAACACCGCCCTCGCGGCGGCGTGGCTGGCGTCACGGGGGGCCAGCGTGGCGATCGTGGATGTCGACACCCACCACGGCAACGGCACCCAGGCGGTGTTCTGGGACCGTGGGGACGTACTGACCATTTCGATCCACGGTGATCCCGAGGTGCACTTCCCGTTCTTCTCCGGCTTCCCCGAGGAGCGGGGCGAGGGGGCCGGGCGCGGTGCCAACCTCAACCTTCCCCTCCCGAGCGGGTCGGGCTGGCCCGCCTATCGCCCCGCCCTGGAGGAAGCCATCGAAGCCGTCCACTCCTTCGGAGCCGACTTCCTGGTGGTGGCTCTGGGGGTGGACACCCATGTCACCGACGGGGTGCTGGCCCTGACCGACGAGGACTATCCATTGCTCGGGCAAACGCTGCGCACCGGCCTGCCCGCTGTGATCATCCAGGAGGGAGGCTACGGTCCCGGCGTTCTCGAGTCGGCCGTACCGGCGGTGTTGTCCGCCTTCGAGTAG
- the ppk2 gene encoding polyphosphate kinase 2 — protein sequence MSDDFVPPSRPKLKRKFYESELADLQEELVRLQRWIKHRGLKVVVIFEGRDAAGKGGVIKRITERLNPRVVRVVALGTPSDREKTQWWFQRYVAELPAAGEMVLFDRSWYNRGVVEPVMGFCTQEEYREFLRSCPEFERMLIRSGIILIKYWFSVSDTEQERRFQARINDPTKRWKLSTVDVEGRSRWVEFSKAKDILFAHTDIKQAPWYVVNADNKKRARLNCIAHLLDQIPYEDVPWDDIELPERQSGVGYVRPPITDQTFVEERF from the coding sequence TTGTCCGACGATTTCGTCCCGCCGTCCCGACCGAAGCTGAAGCGCAAGTTCTACGAATCCGAACTGGCTGATCTCCAGGAGGAGCTGGTCCGGTTACAGCGCTGGATCAAGCACCGGGGTCTCAAGGTGGTGGTCATCTTCGAGGGCCGCGACGCTGCCGGAAAGGGCGGCGTCATCAAACGGATCACCGAACGTCTCAATCCCCGTGTGGTGCGGGTGGTGGCCCTGGGCACACCGAGCGATCGCGAGAAGACCCAGTGGTGGTTCCAGCGCTATGTGGCCGAGTTGCCCGCCGCCGGTGAGATGGTCCTGTTCGACCGTAGTTGGTACAACCGCGGGGTGGTGGAGCCGGTGATGGGCTTTTGCACCCAGGAGGAGTATCGGGAGTTCCTGCGTTCCTGCCCCGAGTTCGAGCGGATGCTGATCAGGTCGGGCATCATCCTCATCAAGTACTGGTTCTCCGTGAGCGATACCGAACAGGAGCGCCGGTTCCAGGCCCGTATCAACGATCCGACGAAGCGATGGAAGCTATCAACGGTGGACGTGGAGGGCAGGTCTAGGTGGGTGGAGTTCTCCAAGGCGAAGGACATCCTGTTCGCCCACACCGACATCAAGCAGGCCCCTTGGTACGTGGTCAACGCCGACAACAAGAAGCGTGCCCGCCTGAACTGCATCGCCCACCTGCTGGACCAGATTCCCTACGAGGATGTTCCATGGGACGACATAGAGCTACCCGAACGCCAGTCGGGGGTCGGCTACGTCCGCCCGCCCATCACGGACCAGACCTTCGTCGAGGAGAGGTTCTGA